Below is a genomic region from Prolixibacteraceae bacterium.
GTGGAATTTATCACCTCTCTTTTCAACCCATAGCGTTCCTGTGTATGCCGAAAGGATGTAGTGTGGTGTGTTTCCGAGCTGTTCCACATCCATTATTCCCGCTTCATCGTAGATGAGTTCGGACTTGTTCCCATGAATTTTCATGAGTCCTTTATTATGACATGCATAGATGCCAGAGCTGGTGTTTTTTAGTGCCCACACTTGTCCTTCGGTGTTGTTGATGGGCTTAAAATTATTTGACTGGGTGTTGGTGAAGAGACCTTTGTTGGTTGCGATGTAGGTGGCATCTTTGTGGATAAGAATGTCATATGTTGCCCCTTTATTAATGATGGTTTTCAGTAAACTTCCATGGTCAATTTTGGCGATACCGTAATCTAATCCAGCCCATAGGTTTCCGTTTTGATCGATCGCCATGGCCAATACGGTATTGTCTAACAGCCCGTCTTGTTGTTGTATCTTTCTTTGGATTTTCAGGTGGTTGTTCTGTTCAATGACAGGTACAACCCCTTCTAATATGGAGCCTAAATAGATATGTTTGTTATCGAGACTTATTGCGGAGAAGCAGTCGATCATCTGTGGGAGCGCTAGTTTTTGAAACTCCTTTTGATCGTAGGTGAATATCTCTCCTTCGAGGGTGACGATATAGAGTTTCTGTTGATGTTCAAAGATCACACGTACCTCTTTGTCTTTTGCAAGGGGGAAGGGGGCAACCAAACTAAAGCCGTCGCTGTTCACGGAGCCGAGACCTTTTTCTGTGTTTATTGTCCATATCTTCCCTCTCCACTTGGTTAATACAGAAACCGAGCGGTTGAAGGTGTAGTTTAATATGCTTTTGGTTTGGGTGTTATATATGGTGATGGTGTTGTTGGACTGAAAATAGATATGGTCATCCAAGGCCTCGATGCTCCATACATTGCCGTTGACATCTGCTAGATGATGGTAGTGTAACTCTCCATCTTTATCCGATTCGAAATAACCTATCTCGTTGCCACCACACCATATTTTATCTTGATAAAGACAGATTGCCTTTAGTGGTTTTTGGGATGGGAGTTGATTCAATATCCAATGCCCGTAGATGTTACGGAGAAGCCCACTATTATTGGCAAAATAGATGACGTTGTTTTTATCTACTTTAATATCCCAATTCTGTCTGCCTGCTTGATAATCATTTTTATCGTATGACGTAACTTTTGGGATATAGTTGTAGCTATTCGAATATACCGTATGAACAACAAATAGAAGTAATACAAGAGAGACGTATTTTCTGAGATTCATAAATATAGTGCGTTGGATTATTGAGATGTCGTTTAGTTGGTCAAGATCATTTGATCTTCTCAAAAATAAAAATATATTCTCTTCTTATCGACACTATTAACGAAATAGATGTAAAATAAACCCATCTTTATTTAATATCTACTTTCTTGATAAATGGTTTTAATCGTCGTAGGTATGTCATCTGTCGTGATCGAAATCTCTCTTGATATACACTCTAATCTTCATTATTCATCTCCCATGATTTATAGGCTAAATATCCGACAATCAGTGCTGCTCCTCCGACCAGAAAGCCTGTTCCTTCGATTTGTGCTCCCCTGATCTTATCGCGTGTACGTTTGTTATATGCCATACGATATAGTGGGTCATCGAGAAGTTCGTTATTCTTACCAAAGCGTTGTAGGTTGATGTTATCACGAGGATCGGCGTGTTTGAATATGGTGGTCCAAAGTGTGGATACTCCAGGAAGGATAAAACCTGCGAATCCTGGTTTTCCCATATCCGTAAAGGTAGATGCATCTTTATAGCCCTTATAGTATACTTCGCAATAGCGACGTACTTTAATCGTATCGATTTTACCCTCTTGGCTCACTTCCCTTTTGGGTATTCTCAAAACAATGCCATTGTAGTGCACTTTCACTTTTTTGTGGGTTACTTTAAGTAGATGGATATGGTTGGTGATAAAGATGTTTTTTTTCGCAAAAGATATGGATGGGATAAGAGATATCGTGAAAATAAGTATTAAAGTGTAGAGTAACTTCATTGTATTTTGTTCGGTTTGGTATGTGTGTGTTTTAATGTAAATAATGTACAAATAAAGTAAAATAATATAAAACATAATAGTGCAAGGATCTAAACTGGGGTTGGATTGATGTTTTGTTCACGTAATGGATTCAAATGGTTCTTATTGAAATGAATTATTCCAAGATATTTGAGAGGGATAAATAGAATGCGTAGATTTGTGACGTTGAATGAATTTGGGAAAATAGAAATTACATACGATATATGAAGCTTAAGAAATTAATACCAGAACTTGTAAACAATATTATTGATTTAGGTTATGACAAAGAACCTAGAGAGGTAGAGGGACTAGCGATGTCAGTCATCAAGTCTGGTGCAGATGCTCTTATACGATCAGGAGAGGGAACAGGAAAATCGACGGCTCTTGTGATGGGTGCAATACAACGATTGAAAAACCCAGTAGAGGAGGCTCCGAGAGCTATTATCGTGGTTTCTTCAAGAGAGAAAGCATTCGAAATGGAAGAGCTATTCAAGAAACTTTCATTTAGAACGAATCTAAGAGTTTTTCCTGCCTTTGATCAGGGTATTCTTCAATATCAGAAGGATATGATCTATGAGGGGCTTGATTTGCTTATTGTAACACCAAAGCGTTTGATGGAGCTTATTAGTTGTACAGGTATTCCAATGACAAAGATCCAGACCATATTTGTGGATGATTTTGACAAGATGGATAAGGCGACAGAGGTTCCTGTGTTGTATCATCTAGAGAATATGTTGGAGAAAGTACAGCATATCGTTACCTATACGAATTGGCATGAGT
It encodes:
- a CDS encoding DEAD/DEAH box helicase translates to MKLKKLIPELVNNIIDLGYDKEPREVEGLAMSVIKSGADALIRSGEGTGKSTALVMGAIQRLKNPVEEAPRAIIVVSSREKAFEMEELFKKLSFRTNLRVFPAFDQGILQYQKDMIYEGLDLLIVTPKRLMELISCTGIPMTKIQTIFVDDFDKMDKATEVPVLYHLENMLEKVQHIVTYTNWHESLDIFEERVMKGPRMIEVEEPID